The proteins below come from a single Natrinema sp. SYSU A 869 genomic window:
- a CDS encoding alkaline phosphatase D family protein, with translation MSGTHSNGRADSTTNDRRTFLQTIGLAAASTGLVGTATADPESGESTVNERDADRDLVALTHGVAAGDVTATTATIWGRADGDATIHIAYGHDGSFDDVGYDRTTVDPETDYTGRVRLEFLESGTRYRYHVWATRSETAYRTLRDGDDGNGARGRDGGREPDSDGAGKNGRGPREDDSLETGRGPGENPERGGQGGNGPADGDVPDDLIPNVVESGTFVTAPAPDDEASVTFAWSGDTWGYGDDPIEPPFPGLRTIAEREPDFFLYHGDTIYADAQTPAGKITEDTPIDDALEIYRDKYKEMRDPPEAVAERTNLRELLETTSVYTVWDDHEVINNFAGPIEPLMPEGRRAFREYWPLDRDDGADPGESNRFYDSFRWGKHVELFVIDTRQYRDPNVELDSKTLLGEEQLEWLKGALAGSDATWKVLASPAPLGYPSDSWATPADRTGYEAELLEVVEHVRTEPVSNLVVVAGDVHKSVVGAFDPDDDGEFEFFEAIAGPLGAPAGEPDDLYPALNPTEFFAKGEYANFGTVDVDESGETLTIGIYDEQGTEQFTKTIHADDIDAGTGPESVDRVESTFDEDGDGWLISQNGGSNHPVYRESGGNSGGHVSDEENQGGVAWYYQAPFKFLGDREEFYGGSLSFDVRQVQIDRQFDAEPVEGGDVLLANGDTKLVYEFRGPESTPGEEWTDFEVPLSADATWINLTSQELLATEERLREVLGNLEALRIRGEYRSGDDTSYLDNVVLSR, from the coding sequence GAACGTGATGCCGACAGAGACCTCGTCGCGCTCACGCACGGCGTCGCCGCGGGCGACGTCACGGCGACGACGGCGACGATCTGGGGACGTGCGGATGGCGACGCGACCATCCATATCGCGTACGGCCACGACGGGTCGTTCGACGATGTCGGCTACGATCGAACGACGGTCGACCCCGAGACCGACTACACCGGCCGCGTCCGACTCGAGTTCCTCGAGTCCGGGACCCGGTATCGGTACCACGTCTGGGCTACGCGGTCTGAGACGGCGTATCGAACACTGCGCGACGGAGACGACGGTAACGGCGCTCGAGGCCGAGACGGTGGACGGGAACCCGACTCGGACGGGGCAGGTAAAAACGGCCGCGGACCGCGCGAAGACGACTCTCTCGAGACGGGGCGCGGCCCCGGTGAGAATCCGGAACGCGGCGGTCAAGGCGGAAACGGGCCGGCCGACGGCGACGTTCCCGACGATCTGATCCCCAATGTGGTCGAAAGCGGGACCTTCGTCACCGCACCGGCCCCTGACGACGAAGCGAGCGTCACCTTCGCCTGGAGCGGCGACACGTGGGGCTACGGTGACGATCCTATCGAGCCGCCGTTCCCGGGATTGCGGACGATCGCGGAGCGCGAGCCGGACTTCTTCCTGTATCACGGCGACACGATCTACGCTGACGCGCAGACGCCGGCCGGGAAGATCACTGAGGATACGCCGATCGACGACGCCCTCGAGATCTATCGGGACAAGTACAAGGAGATGCGCGATCCGCCAGAAGCGGTCGCAGAGCGGACGAATTTGCGGGAATTGCTCGAGACGACGTCGGTGTATACCGTCTGGGACGACCACGAGGTCATCAACAACTTCGCGGGGCCAATCGAGCCGCTGATGCCCGAGGGTCGGCGGGCCTTCCGCGAGTACTGGCCGCTCGACCGGGACGACGGGGCCGATCCCGGCGAGTCAAATCGGTTCTACGACTCGTTCCGCTGGGGGAAACACGTCGAGTTGTTCGTCATCGACACCCGCCAGTACCGCGATCCGAACGTCGAACTCGACTCGAAGACGCTGCTCGGCGAGGAGCAACTCGAGTGGCTGAAAGGTGCGCTCGCCGGCTCCGACGCGACCTGGAAGGTCCTCGCCTCGCCGGCCCCGCTTGGCTATCCGTCGGACTCGTGGGCGACGCCGGCCGATCGAACCGGCTACGAGGCGGAACTGCTCGAGGTCGTCGAGCACGTCCGGACGGAACCGGTCTCGAACCTGGTCGTCGTCGCCGGCGATGTTCACAAGTCGGTCGTGGGCGCGTTCGATCCGGACGACGACGGCGAGTTCGAGTTCTTTGAGGCCATCGCTGGACCACTGGGCGCGCCGGCGGGCGAACCCGACGACCTCTATCCGGCGCTGAACCCGACGGAGTTCTTCGCTAAGGGCGAGTACGCCAACTTCGGCACCGTCGATGTCGACGAATCGGGTGAGACCCTGACGATCGGCATCTACGACGAACAGGGAACTGAACAGTTCACGAAGACGATTCACGCTGACGATATCGACGCCGGTACCGGTCCCGAGTCGGTCGACCGCGTCGAGAGCACGTTTGACGAGGACGGCGACGGCTGGCTCATCTCGCAGAACGGAGGGAGCAATCATCCGGTCTACCGCGAGAGCGGCGGCAACTCCGGCGGCCACGTCAGCGACGAGGAAAATCAGGGCGGAGTCGCTTGGTACTATCAAGCGCCGTTCAAGTTCCTCGGCGACCGCGAGGAGTTCTACGGCGGTTCCCTCTCCTTCGACGTTCGGCAGGTCCAGATCGACCGCCAGTTCGACGCCGAACCGGTCGAAGGCGGTGACGTTCTGCTCGCAAACGGTGACACGAAACTCGTCTACGAGTTCCGCGGCCCCGAGAGCACGCCGGGCGAGGAGTGGACCGACTTCGAGGTGCCGCTTTCGGCCGACGCGACCTGGATCAATCTGACGAGCCAAGAGCTACTTGCCACCGAAGAGCGGCTCCGAGAGGTCCTTGGTAATCTCGAGGCCCTCCGAATTCGCGGCGAGTACCGGTCAGGCGACGACACGAGCTACCTTGACAACGTCGTCCTCTCGAGATAG
- a CDS encoding BsuPI-related putative proteinase inhibitor — MSLEGSLETPADGSRDAVMFVFAVTNTGDEPVELEFSDACKAEFVLAADDEEVWRFSEERMFAQVLSSETLDPGESTTYEAEWSDLEPGEYTATAALQARERTCKATTPVTVSG, encoded by the coding sequence ATGAGCCTCGAGGGATCGCTCGAGACGCCGGCTGACGGGTCCAGAGATGCCGTGATGTTCGTATTCGCCGTCACCAATACGGGCGACGAGCCCGTCGAACTCGAGTTCTCGGACGCGTGCAAGGCGGAGTTCGTGCTCGCAGCTGACGACGAAGAGGTCTGGCGATTCAGCGAGGAGCGCATGTTCGCGCAGGTACTCAGTTCGGAAACGCTCGACCCCGGCGAGTCGACGACTTACGAGGCGGAATGGTCCGACCTCGAGCCGGGCGAGTACACAGCTACCGCGGCGTTGCAAGCGAGAGAGCGGACCTGTAAGGCGACAACTCCGGTCACCGTCTCGGGATGA
- a CDS encoding CbiX/SirB N-terminal domain-containing protein, translating into MQALVIAAHGSHLNPDASDPTYAHADTIRETGAFDEVREAFWKEEPHFREVIRTLESDEVFVVPLFISEGYFTEQIIPRELRLDDWDPDQWESDGTSASQATLEAEDVGKTIHYCGPVGTHDAMTDVIIQRAETATEDPNVGDGFGLTVVGHGTDRNENSAKAIEYHSDRIAERDRFDEVTALFMDEEPEVDDVTDYFESDDIVVVPLFIADGYHTQEDIPEDMGLTEDYRLGWDVPSEVDGHQIWYTGAVGTEDLLADVLLERAADAGADIGDAREAVQKLAASVAETGADSGPEPNAGAGAGD; encoded by the coding sequence ATGCAAGCGCTGGTCATCGCGGCACACGGATCGCACCTGAATCCGGACGCGTCGGACCCGACCTACGCCCACGCGGACACGATCCGCGAAACGGGCGCGTTCGACGAGGTCCGCGAGGCGTTCTGGAAGGAGGAACCCCACTTCCGCGAGGTGATCCGCACCCTCGAGTCCGACGAAGTGTTCGTCGTCCCGCTCTTCATCAGCGAGGGCTATTTCACCGAGCAGATCATTCCGCGGGAACTGCGACTCGATGACTGGGACCCCGATCAGTGGGAGTCCGACGGTACCAGTGCCTCACAGGCCACGCTTGAGGCCGAGGACGTCGGGAAGACGATCCACTACTGCGGTCCGGTCGGGACCCACGATGCGATGACGGACGTGATCATCCAGCGGGCCGAGACCGCGACGGAGGATCCGAACGTCGGCGACGGATTCGGGCTGACGGTCGTCGGCCACGGTACCGACCGGAACGAGAACTCCGCGAAGGCCATCGAGTACCACAGCGACCGCATCGCCGAGCGCGACCGCTTCGACGAGGTGACGGCGCTGTTCATGGACGAGGAGCCGGAGGTCGACGACGTCACCGATTACTTCGAGAGCGACGACATCGTTGTCGTCCCGCTGTTCATCGCCGACGGTTACCACACCCAGGAGGACATCCCCGAGGACATGGGGCTGACCGAGGACTACCGGCTCGGCTGGGACGTGCCGAGCGAGGTCGACGGTCACCAGATCTGGTACACCGGTGCTGTCGGCACGGAGGACCTGCTGGCCGATGTCCTCCTCGAGCGGGCGGCCGACGCCGGGGCCGACATCGGCGACGCCCGCGAGGCGGTCCAGAAACTCGCCGCATCGGTCGCCGAAACCGGGGCCGACTCCGGTCCAGAACCGAACGCGGGAGCGGGCGCGGGGGACTGA
- a CDS encoding DR2241 family protein — protein MTVATDDLEILLERASAGVAFDGLHVAETDGEYTLETPVNEWTGLNETDLRQALESADEYVTNWRYWQEEIGSEGTARRAFLRWCERAPVTDAEPDEATTGPWSDGDGDADADGDALPVHERYDALRDGINREWGQLSITARFVDIDDPDGERVYDLWHVDDAGTDLGDLEVYDDPRDARDLATYDEDGRYRPLKTAPTLPGGWTFTGLSGDELVETVEFFYPATVANWHRELRGNLDVDHWLETAERQTGIYDVIDELPREAVEWMVEACCVDSQCLRRREWQYEEGDDLDVDGGDGPFPCREPCSLVIAAARKWAILESESERTYELELTTSELNQLEELIDAVAEGHTDEIREADVNDGANRYRARYLRAKRFDDEGDLEATQVDE, from the coding sequence ATGACGGTGGCGACGGACGACCTCGAGATACTGCTCGAACGCGCGTCCGCTGGCGTCGCGTTCGACGGCCTACACGTCGCGGAAACCGACGGCGAGTACACCCTCGAGACACCGGTCAACGAGTGGACCGGCCTCAACGAGACCGACCTCCGTCAAGCGCTTGAATCCGCCGATGAGTACGTCACGAACTGGCGCTACTGGCAGGAGGAGATCGGCAGCGAAGGAACCGCTCGTCGGGCCTTCCTCCGGTGGTGTGAGCGAGCGCCGGTCACGGACGCCGAACCGGACGAAGCGACGACCGGTCCCTGGAGCGACGGTGACGGTGACGCGGATGCCGACGGAGATGCGCTCCCAGTCCACGAACGGTACGATGCGCTCCGCGACGGCATCAACCGCGAGTGGGGCCAACTCTCTATCACTGCCCGCTTCGTCGATATCGACGACCCCGACGGCGAGCGCGTCTACGATCTCTGGCACGTCGACGACGCCGGTACCGATCTCGGCGACCTCGAGGTTTACGACGACCCTCGCGATGCACGCGACCTCGCGACCTACGACGAGGACGGCCGGTATCGGCCGCTGAAAACCGCGCCGACGCTGCCCGGTGGCTGGACGTTTACCGGCCTCTCGGGGGACGAACTCGTCGAAACGGTCGAGTTCTTCTATCCCGCGACGGTCGCCAACTGGCACCGCGAGTTGCGGGGCAACCTTGACGTTGACCACTGGCTCGAGACCGCCGAGCGACAGACAGGGATCTACGATGTGATCGACGAACTCCCCCGCGAGGCCGTCGAGTGGATGGTAGAGGCCTGCTGTGTCGACTCCCAGTGTCTCCGCCGCCGCGAGTGGCAGTACGAGGAGGGCGACGACCTCGATGTCGACGGCGGCGACGGGCCGTTCCCCTGCCGCGAGCCGTGCTCGCTCGTGATTGCCGCCGCTCGCAAGTGGGCCATCCTCGAGTCCGAGTCGGAACGCACCTACGAACTCGAGTTGACGACCAGCGAACTCAACCAGCTTGAAGAACTAATCGACGCGGTCGCAGAGGGTCACACCGACGAGATCCGCGAGGCGGACGTCAACGACGGCGCGAACCGCTACCGGGCGCGCTACCTTCGAGCGAAGCGGTTCGACGACGAGGGCGACCTCGAGGCGACACAGGTCGACGAGTGA
- a CDS encoding methytransferase partner Trm112, with product MKESLLDILCCPLDKHDLVLEDAEYDDEEVVGGELVCTECGEAYPIEDGIPNLLPPDMREETPA from the coding sequence ATGAAGGAGTCGTTACTGGACATTCTCTGCTGTCCGCTCGACAAACACGACTTGGTGCTCGAGGACGCCGAGTACGACGACGAGGAGGTCGTCGGCGGCGAACTCGTCTGTACCGAGTGTGGCGAGGCCTACCCGATCGAAGACGGCATTCCAAACCTGCTGCCACCGGATATGCGAGAGGAGACACCGGCCTGA
- a CDS encoding adenylosuccinate synthase codes for MTVTIVGSQLGDEGKGGVVDLYGDAADVVARYQGGDNAGHTVVHDGTKYKLSLVPSGAVRGKVGVLGNGCVVNPETLFDEIDTLRDRGLEPDVRVAERAHVILPYHRALDGIEEEEKEDLAAGTTKRGIGPTYEDKAGRRGVRVGDLLDPDVLRERLEYVVPQKTALAEEVFDKETGEEFDIDHLYETYREYGERLAEEDMTVDCGTFLQDRIDDGDNVMLEGAQGTSLDIDHGVYPYVTSSNPTAGGATVGTGLGPTVIGDGEVIGIVKAYLSRVGTGPLPTELGGVEDQTPDYDADQGSSEDEEELATYIRDEGGEYGTVTGRPRRVGWLDMPMLRHAARANGFTGLAVNHIDVLSGLDTVDVGHSYEFDGEEIFTMPPTTEQWGRCEATFKSFDGWPAVDWAAVAEDGYEAIPENARTYLEYISDELDAPIYAVGVGPGREETVVVENPYE; via the coding sequence ATGACCGTCACTATCGTCGGGTCGCAACTCGGCGACGAAGGCAAGGGTGGTGTCGTCGACCTCTACGGCGACGCCGCCGACGTCGTCGCCCGCTATCAGGGCGGGGACAACGCTGGACATACCGTCGTCCACGACGGTACGAAGTACAAACTGTCGCTCGTGCCGTCGGGTGCCGTCCGAGGGAAAGTCGGCGTGCTCGGCAACGGTTGCGTCGTCAACCCCGAGACGCTGTTCGACGAGATCGATACCCTCCGCGACCGCGGACTCGAGCCGGACGTCCGCGTGGCCGAGCGCGCCCATGTCATTCTCCCCTATCACCGTGCGCTTGATGGCATCGAGGAGGAGGAAAAGGAAGATCTCGCTGCCGGGACGACCAAACGCGGCATCGGACCGACCTACGAGGACAAGGCCGGCCGCCGCGGCGTCCGAGTGGGCGATCTGCTCGATCCCGACGTGCTCCGCGAGCGCCTCGAGTACGTCGTTCCGCAGAAGACGGCCCTCGCCGAGGAGGTCTTCGACAAGGAGACCGGCGAGGAGTTCGATATTGATCACCTCTATGAGACCTACCGCGAGTACGGCGAGCGCCTCGCGGAAGAGGACATGACCGTCGACTGTGGCACCTTCCTCCAGGACCGCATCGACGACGGCGACAACGTCATGCTCGAGGGGGCACAGGGGACCTCGCTCGACATCGACCACGGGGTCTACCCCTACGTCACCTCCTCGAACCCGACCGCGGGCGGCGCGACTGTCGGCACCGGGCTCGGTCCGACCGTCATCGGCGACGGCGAAGTCATCGGCATCGTCAAGGCCTACCTCTCGCGGGTCGGGACCGGTCCGCTGCCGACTGAACTCGGTGGCGTCGAGGACCAGACGCCCGACTACGACGCGGATCAGGGATCCAGCGAGGACGAAGAGGAACTCGCGACCTACATCCGCGACGAGGGTGGGGAGTACGGCACCGTCACCGGCCGCCCGCGGCGGGTCGGCTGGCTCGACATGCCCATGCTCCGCCACGCGGCCCGCGCGAACGGCTTCACCGGGCTCGCAGTCAACCACATCGACGTCCTGTCCGGACTCGACACGGTCGACGTCGGCCACAGCTACGAGTTCGACGGTGAGGAAATCTTCACGATGCCCCCGACGACCGAACAGTGGGGGCGCTGTGAAGCCACCTTCAAATCGTTCGACGGCTGGCCAGCGGTCGACTGGGCCGCGGTCGCCGAGGACGGCTACGAGGCGATCCCCGAAAACGCACGCACCTACCTCGAGTACATCAGCGACGAACTCGACGCACCGATCTACGCCGTCGGCGTCGGCCCGGGTCGCGAAGAGACCGTCGTCGTCGAGAACCCGTACGAGTAA
- a CDS encoding transcriptional regulator has product MDPRTQERVEEWDSRPFNGGFDGLSDLAAADFSGAVSAVGTWLFMLNGRIIGIVDGDIEDFETTSGTRYEAPHPSLPLLCAMEERGGETRAKYYTNETPLREVDNTLQSGSFTGYVELSENVLSGDYYAVYYGGRRMAAAYIGNAERLLTGDEAFERAADEVGIYEVTDVEIRVTDVPGMADAAAGSGSVDGTDSTNPSVSAVGSNASDRDSSGSEPAVDTSGSAIDPIDVSSTESTSTAGATETDPIEDGTADDPSSLTTDIDLTGEASGITATDDAATEPESTSAGITDLEPSDTDSGSTLDTDSASEPDSSIGTDPSDDHVDHQDGGTEQVSQEDRTTADETAGPATDDAPEPSTDGPAGSDSPAGESGATDAEPVAGDESNPAAASNSANRGEAEVNIDVTPADESEIESETDADTEAASDSSPDLAEVEAAAEELERNDISWVDEERDGDRSDRPAADESATESEDAPAEGEEGDLDEQLEREEAWRETRRIPSIDPDDSEPADTTGSSKSDRRARTNRSSESSASTDTVDAAASDGTQTASNGRERTATSTTSAASSAATSAETREDRSQEQTRQQESAQAQPESTQPQSESAADRQTAEQERQRIEALTEKLEVLEEQRDALATKAEELEAERNRLQSKNDELSSTVERLRSRIEELETELERERQRTSDPDAAGSEVHAGTRLSIQQALSGTNLFVRYASKSQPTLETAHDGDADRSEVASNLRLEHHTQFDSADAAVDGEPYADFLPSSMEFRFVDWLTAVVLYEIRDTGNADGLADLYDAIPRIDRAELDATISLEDDDTDDVPDQVTFDIVVFDKMGNPLVLVTLNDSREPATKDMLGELEEAASAVKANYPDLAAAFAVTSSYFEPGALEVTEQATSGGFLSRGSKLSYVNLSRKDGYHLCLVESRSEGFHMNVPEL; this is encoded by the coding sequence ATGGACCCGCGCACGCAAGAGCGCGTTGAGGAGTGGGACTCCCGCCCGTTCAACGGTGGGTTCGATGGTCTCTCCGATCTCGCTGCCGCTGATTTCTCCGGTGCCGTGTCGGCAGTTGGCACGTGGTTATTCATGCTCAACGGCCGTATTATCGGCATCGTTGACGGCGATATCGAGGACTTCGAAACCACCTCGGGCACGCGGTACGAGGCACCCCACCCGTCGCTTCCTCTGCTCTGTGCAATGGAGGAACGCGGCGGCGAGACGCGAGCGAAATACTACACCAACGAGACGCCGCTCCGAGAGGTCGATAACACCCTCCAGAGCGGCTCGTTTACCGGCTACGTCGAACTGAGCGAGAACGTACTCAGCGGCGACTACTACGCCGTCTACTACGGTGGTCGCCGCATGGCCGCCGCCTATATCGGCAACGCTGAACGGCTACTCACCGGCGACGAAGCCTTCGAGCGCGCGGCTGACGAAGTCGGCATCTATGAGGTGACCGATGTCGAGATCAGGGTCACCGACGTACCGGGGATGGCCGACGCTGCCGCCGGCTCCGGATCCGTGGACGGGACTGATTCGACCAATCCGTCGGTGTCCGCCGTCGGTTCTAACGCGTCCGATCGGGACAGTTCCGGGTCCGAGCCGGCCGTCGATACGTCGGGCTCGGCGATCGATCCCATCGACGTCTCGAGCACCGAATCGACCAGCACCGCCGGCGCGACGGAGACCGATCCGATCGAGGACGGTACCGCGGACGACCCATCGTCACTGACGACGGATATCGATCTGACCGGCGAAGCATCCGGCATTACCGCGACCGACGACGCCGCGACGGAGCCGGAATCAACCTCGGCCGGAATCACCGATCTGGAGCCGTCCGATACCGATTCCGGTTCGACTCTCGATACCGATTCGGCTTCCGAACCTGATTCCTCCATCGGGACAGACCCATCCGACGACCACGTCGATCATCAGGACGGAGGTACCGAGCAAGTGTCGCAGGAAGATCGGACGACGGCTGACGAAACGGCCGGACCTGCAACCGACGACGCGCCAGAGCCGTCGACTGACGGACCCGCCGGCAGCGACTCGCCGGCCGGCGAGTCCGGCGCGACCGACGCCGAGCCGGTCGCCGGCGACGAGAGCAACCCGGCCGCAGCTTCGAACTCGGCCAACAGGGGCGAAGCCGAAGTGAACATCGATGTCACTCCCGCCGACGAATCGGAAATCGAGTCCGAGACTGACGCTGACACCGAGGCGGCGTCGGACTCGAGCCCGGACCTCGCGGAGGTCGAGGCGGCGGCTGAGGAGTTAGAGCGCAACGATATCTCCTGGGTCGACGAGGAACGAGATGGCGATCGGTCGGACCGACCGGCGGCCGACGAATCCGCCACCGAATCAGAGGACGCTCCCGCAGAAGGCGAAGAAGGGGATCTCGACGAGCAACTCGAGCGCGAAGAAGCGTGGCGGGAGACGCGACGCATTCCATCGATCGACCCGGACGACAGCGAACCGGCGGACACAACGGGCTCGAGCAAGAGCGATCGTCGCGCGCGGACGAACCGCTCATCCGAATCGTCGGCGAGCACGGACACCGTAGACGCCGCCGCATCGGACGGAACACAGACCGCTTCGAACGGCAGGGAGCGGACAGCGACGTCAACGACATCAGCCGCCTCGTCGGCCGCGACGTCGGCTGAGACTCGCGAGGACCGCTCCCAGGAGCAGACCCGCCAACAGGAGTCAGCCCAAGCACAGCCGGAGTCAACCCAACCACAGTCGGAGTCAGCGGCTGACCGGCAGACCGCCGAGCAGGAGCGACAACGGATCGAAGCACTCACCGAGAAACTCGAGGTGTTAGAGGAGCAACGCGATGCCCTCGCGACGAAGGCCGAGGAGCTGGAGGCCGAACGCAACCGGCTGCAGTCGAAAAACGACGAACTGTCATCGACGGTCGAGCGGCTCCGATCCCGGATCGAGGAACTCGAGACGGAACTGGAACGCGAACGGCAGCGGACCAGCGATCCTGACGCCGCGGGCTCCGAGGTACACGCTGGAACTCGGCTCTCGATCCAGCAGGCGCTCTCGGGGACCAACCTCTTCGTCCGGTACGCCTCGAAGAGCCAACCGACCCTCGAGACGGCCCACGACGGCGACGCCGATCGCAGCGAGGTCGCGTCAAACCTCCGGCTCGAACACCATACTCAGTTCGACTCGGCTGACGCCGCGGTCGATGGAGAGCCGTACGCGGACTTCCTCCCGTCGTCGATGGAGTTCCGGTTCGTCGACTGGCTTACCGCGGTCGTCCTCTACGAGATCCGCGACACCGGTAACGCTGACGGCCTGGCTGACCTCTATGACGCCATTCCCCGCATCGATCGGGCCGAACTCGACGCGACCATCTCGCTCGAGGACGACGATACCGACGACGTTCCCGATCAGGTGACCTTTGATATCGTCGTGTTCGACAAGATGGGGAATCCGCTGGTCCTCGTCACCCTCAATGACTCGCGAGAACCGGCGACCAAGGACATGCTCGGGGAGTTAGAAGAGGCTGCCTCCGCGGTCAAAGCGAACTATCCGGATCTCGCAGCCGCGTTCGCCGTCACCTCGAGTTACTTCGAGCCCGGCGCGCTCGAGGTCACCGAGCAGGCGACCAGCGGCGGGTTCCTCAGTCGTGGCTCGAAACTGAGTTACGTCAACCTCTCGCGCAAGGATGGCTACCACCTCTGTCTGGTCGAGTCGCGCTCCGAAGGGTTCCACATGAACGTGCCAGAGCTGTAG
- a CDS encoding UPF0058 family protein, producing MHKDELLELHEELVVIMEYFSDREEVDETLFDPYRQLDVDPSHVHKSKSEHKHAVFVLGNALASAMSEDEFSSAGRIGKRMKELAEDAESKI from the coding sequence ATGCATAAAGACGAACTCCTCGAGCTCCACGAAGAACTCGTCGTCATCATGGAGTACTTCTCGGATCGCGAGGAGGTCGACGAAACGCTGTTCGATCCCTACCGACAACTCGATGTCGATCCCTCACACGTCCACAAGTCGAAGAGCGAACACAAACACGCCGTCTTCGTCCTTGGGAACGCCCTCGCGAGCGCGATGAGCGAAGACGAGTTCTCGAGCGCTGGTCGGATCGGCAAGCGGATGAAGGAACTCGCCGAAGACGCAGAGTCAAAAATATAG
- a CDS encoding DUF998 domain-containing protein, producing MADRREIATYCGIAGAIVSLGAIALATIVASPETFTWQDRALSDMGRYGAPTFPLFNGGLVIGGLLGLPFAWRCWIASHNVLERLGIALLAIAVVGQIGVGIFFLEHTAVYLETSLHGLAALTVFGVAPFAGWIYGSGAALAGDGRLAVASFWFGIVHPIAWLGWLLSLGGDADSGTWFAVPEFVAAVAFGGWILVLAITLIRRDDSERTIPNR from the coding sequence ATGGCTGATAGGCGGGAGATCGCGACGTACTGTGGCATCGCCGGTGCGATCGTGTCGCTGGGCGCGATCGCGCTCGCGACGATCGTCGCCTCGCCCGAGACGTTCACCTGGCAAGACCGAGCCCTCTCGGATATGGGTCGCTACGGCGCGCCGACGTTCCCGCTATTCAACGGGGGGTTGGTCATCGGCGGACTACTGGGGTTACCCTTTGCCTGGCGGTGCTGGATCGCGAGCCACAACGTCCTCGAGCGCCTCGGCATCGCGTTGCTCGCGATAGCGGTCGTCGGACAGATCGGCGTCGGGATCTTCTTCCTTGAACACACGGCGGTCTACCTCGAAACGAGTCTCCACGGGCTCGCGGCGCTGACTGTCTTCGGTGTGGCCCCGTTTGCAGGGTGGATCTACGGCTCCGGTGCAGCGCTGGCCGGCGACGGTCGGCTCGCAGTCGCGTCATTCTGGTTCGGGATCGTCCATCCCATCGCTTGGTTGGGGTGGCTGCTGTCACTCGGCGGCGATGCAGACTCCGGGACGTGGTTCGCTGTCCCCGAATTCGTCGCTGCTGTCGCATTCGGCGGCTGGATCCTCGTTCTCGCGATCACTCTCATCCGTCGGGACGACAGCGAACGTACCATCCCAAACCGCTGA